The window CCTCGGCGGTGTCTCCACCAACAAGGGTAAGAGGCACCCCACGATCGGAAACCACGTGGTCGTCGGGTGCAACGCATCCGTCCTCGGCGCCATCAGGATAGGGAACAATGTCCGTATCGGTGCCGGATCCGTCGTCCTCAAGGATGTACCGGACGACTGTACCGTCGTCGGTGTCCCCGGAAGGATCGTCAGGAAGAAAGGAGTCAAGGTCAACGACGAGCTCATGCACGGCGACCTGCCCGATCCGGAAGAGGATGAGATGGCGGTGCTCCGCAAGGAGATCGAGGATCTCAAGAAGCAGATCGCAGAGCTGAAGAAGTGAACTTCCAGCAACATCCGCGTGCGCGACCACCAATTCTTATAATTATGATGGCGGATACGCAATCGATCAGATGTCGTTGATGATCCACAACACGCTCACGAACTCCAAGGAGGAGTTCAAGACCATCGAACCAGGAAAAGTAAAGATGTACGTATGCGGAGTCACCGTATACGACGACATCCACATGGGCCATGCCAGGTGCATGATAGTCTTCGATACGGTGGTCCGCTACCTCAGATACCTTGGATACCAGGTCACCCATGTCACCAACTTCACGGACGTGGACGACAAGATCATCAACAAGGCCGCGGCCGAGGGCATCGACCCCCTGGTCCTCTCAGCCAGATACATCGACAAATACTTCGAGGACTCAGCCAAGCTGGGGATCAACAAGGCGGACATCTATCCGAAGGCCAGCGAATGCATCGATGACATCATAAGGATGGTCCAGAAGATCATCGACAACGGATTCGGTTACGTCGCACCCGACGGAAGCGTGTACTTCTCCATCGACAAGGTCAAGAACTACGGCAGGCTCGTTA of the methanogenic archaeon mixed culture ISO4-G1 genome contains:
- a CDS encoding serine O-acetyltransferase CysE encodes the protein MKVDPDDLAAAMEKDPALIDEDDAIKYHTGLQAVSMYRESHELWLKGEKKKAREINYKAHQLTGCDIHPGATIGKRFFIDHATGVVIGETTEIGDDVSIYQGVTLGGVSTNKGKRHPTIGNHVVVGCNASVLGAIRIGNNVRIGAGSVVLKDVPDDCTVVGVPGRIVRKKGVKVNDELMHGDLPDPEEDEMAVLRKEIEDLKKQIAELKK